The Paenibacillus spongiae nucleotide sequence TCAATAGTGGGGTACAGCTTCTTATGGCTGCTGTTGTTGTGCAGGAAGCGTTATAACGAGCGGCTCGGTTGCGTTCTCATAGATTTGGAAGGGAACATTCAATCCCAATGTAAAACCTTGATCTTTGAGATGATAACCAATGATTTTATAACTGCCCGGCTCCAATAATAGCTTAACCACTCCATTTTGTACTGGTAATCCAAAACCGTGATCGGAACCATCTTTATAAACGATAATTGACATTTCCCCCGCAGCCGGCTCGCCTCCGTTCCCCCAAACCACGCTTGCCACTGTGGGTTCCGGAACAACGAAATCAAGGAGGGAATCTTTGGTCGGTACTCCTCCCTCTACCTTAATCACATTCCAAGTGGGGAAAATACCGCTCACAGAAGGCATATAAATCCCTGATAACCGATACTCGCCGTCTGGTAAATATAAGCTGTACGTACCGTTGCCTGAGACAACGTAATTTTCCGAAGAATCGACCTTAGTTATATTCAATGTACCAGAAACAGCCAGTCCATCACTATAAATTGCAGTGATTGTCACATTCGGCCTATGGGCAACAAGATTTAACTCACCCTTCAGAGATCCGTTTTCGACAACGAATGATGCATACAATAGTGTCGCCTCATCGGTCGTCAAGTCCCGATATCCCATAACCGAGTAATTACCGTTCGGCAAATACATGGAGAAGCTGCCATCATTCACCGGGACAAAATATGTCCGTCCTTCCAGTAAATTTACAATCTCAAGATTGACCGCATGGATTGGTGTATTGTCTTCATACACCAAAGTACCTGTTACATTGTGTGCCGGTACTATCAATTCAATGAATTGCGGCTCAGTTACACCGTTCTTCACACTAAAAGAACCTAGAAGAGGCAAAACAAACTCACGAGAAGAAGACGAATATGAAACCGCCGAGTAGTTACCGTCTGTTAAGTACGTCTGAAATGTGCCGTTCTTTACCTTAGTCCAGTATTCTTTTCCTGTCTTTTCCTCCCGGAATATAACCTCTCCATCAGGGAGTAATTCGTCGTCCTTAGTGACAGTTCCATTTACATTCAGATCCGGCAGCTCCAGTTCCATGAGTTCCGGCTGATTACCTGCGGCATCTACCGTAAATTTGAATGTCAACGGATACTCCACCTCGGTTTGCCCATCCTTGTAAGACGTTATTTCATAGTCTCCATCGGGCAGTCGGATTCCAAACTCTCCTTCATGTACACTTATGAGATGGGCGATGCTATTATCAGTATCGTTTGTACGACGGGTGATTTCCACTACACCTTCTCCCGATTTTTCACCGCTTGCGGTATATAAGCTTCCAGTCACCAAAGCATCAATTTCAATAACAATTGGGCCATTCTCCAGTTTTCCGTCTTTAATGGTGAAATTTTTGTTATGATTTCTGACGGCGAATCCTATAAGCGAATCTATGTTTGCGGTATACATGCCATCCGGTAGATAAGCTCGAAACTTATTGTTCATGACTTGCAGCCAATAAGTTTGTGATGTCACGGAATTAGTCACTGCAACCAGACCATCATTTACTTTTGATCCATCTGGAAATTTTAACTCACCCTCCACATTATCCGCATGAACAATTAGTTCAAGCGGATGTTCGGGTTGACCGTTTATAACATTGAATGTTGAGAACAAATTATAATATCGCTGCGTTCGTAGCTCCCTTATTCCCGTAACGACATATTCGCCATCAGGTAAATGGAACTTGAATGTACCTTCTGTTGAAAAGATTTTGTAATGCTTGTCTCCTTGTTGGAGAAGAATAACGACTTCTGAGACAGGTTCACTAGACTCATATTTGATGGTTCCTCTTCCAGGAGTCGTTAGATGGATAGATATCTCTATCTGCTTCTTCTCATCATCCACACTGAAAGCAGGTGAGTCATACAAGATGTATGTCCCATCCTGCGTAACATAAGCATTCATTTTGTACTCGCCAACCGGCATGTATAAACTAAACTTACCATCGCTCACTACGGCAGTAGTACTGTAGACGCTACCCTCGTCTGCACTATAAAAAAACAATCGCTCTGCACGATCCCCATCTGTAGAAGCCTGTTGGACCAACGTTCCTTTAACATTGGCTGCCGGGATAGTAATTCTAAAATCATTGTTCGGGTCCGGCTTACCATTCTTTATCGTGATGGTATCCTCTAGCTTCATAGACTGCTTACTTCCAGAATAATAAATTTCATATATTCCATCCGGAAGGAAAATACTGAATTTCCCTTCTTTAATAGTAACAGTAAAGTACTTTTTAATTTCTACATTATAGAGATCCAGCATCGCCTTCTCATCTTGTTCACCCTTCCATTCGACCGTCCCTTTCAAGTTGACGACGACACCGCCTGGATTCGGCGGGAATCCGCCTCCACCACCACCGCCTCCTCCGCCAGAAGGAATGCCTCCAACCGGAAGACCGCCGGAGCTCTCCGTTACTTTCTTGCCCGCAACGGTCGCGGAGATGCCGTTGTCGAGTGTAAGCTTGTCCGGATTTTGCTGGAGGTTCGAGCCTTCCGCTGTGATGATTGCCGATGCGATGCCGCCTTCACCCGTAACGTCCGTACCAGCTCCGAGCGTCAGCTCGTCCACCTGCGTGCCCTTCTCAAGCTTGAATGCATTGCGGCCTGCCTCCGGCAGGAAGTTGAATGTGCGAACGGAGCCGGATTGCAGCAGAATCGAGATTCCATTCGACAGTGCGTCAATTTGCTGGAATGCTCCGCTTAAACGGACTTCCGCGCCTTTAGGAATAAGGCTGCTCAAGATGACGCTTCCGATCGGATTCGTACCTGCGCTTTCCAAATTCGCCCCCGATCGAAGCTCGAACTTCTGAACGGTGGTAGAGCCTTGAGTGACGACACGGATCACTCCGTTCTCCTTGAAGATAATGACCGTACCCAGCGTCGAGTCGATAAGAACGATACTGTTCGGACCGCCGCCGAGCAGGCTCGTCTTCCCCTTTACCGTGACGCCTTCCAAGGTCACATCGCCTTCGCCTACTGATTTATCTACGGTCAGATCGCCTGTAATCGTCATGTTCCGCAGCTTCGTTCCCGGCTTCGTAATGCGAACCGAGCCGTTTACGGCAGTCATTTCATCGGTTCCGTACTCGCCCGGCTTATCGTACACGATCGTTGCGTTGGCACGATCTTTGAAGGCTAGCGCACGATCGAGGATGACAACCGCTTCCGCTCTCGATGTCTGGGCGTGCAGCCCGAAGGACTGCTTGTCCTTGCCGATCATGAGGCCATTCTTCATAACGGCGCCGATCAACCCTTTGCTCCATTGCGGAGCATCTGCTGCATCTGCATAGGCCGGATCCGGTTCGCTCGGTTCCAGCTCCAGGAGCCGCGCAACCAGAGCCGCAACCTCTTGACGAGTAATCGTTGCGTTCGGCCGGAAGGTTTTGTCGTCGAAGCCTTTCATATACCCGGCTTTCGCGGCGATCGAAATATCGTTATAGAACCATTGTCCCTGTTTGATATCCTTATAACTGAGTTCACTGCTGGTCTCGGTATACCCGAATGATTTGTTAATGAGCGAAGCGACCTCAGCTCTCGTAATCGGCTGATTCGGATTCATCCGTCCGGGCGCTTGACCGCTGATCCAGCCCTTCTCGTGCCACTTGGCCAGCGTTTCCTCCGCCCAATGACCGGTCGTATCGGTGAAATTCTTCTCGCTCGCGTATACACTGTTCGGTAATGCAAGTACTAGTACGATTAACAATGCCATAACCTGCTTCAACTTGGACAAAGCGTTCTCTCCTCATCATTTTTTTGTGAAAATGATACAAAACGTAGTGCTTCCAGAGTAATCCTAGCAGGACGTTCCATTTCTGTAAATACATATTTAGGAAAATATTGCTCCGAATATCTTTCTTCCAGTGTCCGGTCCTGTTAAGCAGACGCTTCGGCTGCCGCCGCCTCATTAACACAAAAAACCTTCCAGCACCGCACCAAACACGGCAAACTGGAAGGCTTTCTTTATCATATATTCATTTCCTCGCGGCACTACCGCAGCTACACCCATGCGTCCTTGGCGTATCCGCGCTCTTCCCAGTACCCGGTATGGTCGCGGTCGATAAGCTCGATTCGATTTAGCCATTTGACCGATTTATAAGCGTACATCTTCGGCACGACAAGCCGCACCGGTCCACCGAGGTCGCTCGGAATCGGCTTGCCGTCGTGCAGGACCGCCACCATGACGTCGTCCATATCCGCCTGTTCAAGCGTCAGGCTATCGGTGTATACCCCGTCTCCGGAATATAGTTTGACTGTCGTCGCCTGAGGTTTGACGCCTGCCTGCTTAAGCAGCTCCTTCAGCGGGATTCCCTCCCACGTATTCGAGTAGACCGACCACCCCGTCACGCAGTGAAAATCGCTGACCTGGACGGTGCGCTTCAGCTGGACGAACTGCTCCCAATCCCACTCTATACTGCGCTCGACCAGTCCGTCCACAACGAAGGACCAATTGGTATTGGTGAAGGCTGGAATAGGCGTTACCGTATACACGCGGAACGATCCCTGGCTTCCTCCGCCGAGCGGCGGCGATGATCCGGGAAGCGGTACCGGGGCGGGCATGAGCCGGTTGGCGTCTTCCTCGATCAGCTTCTCCAGGCTGGCACCGGAGCCGAGGCTGCTGCCCAGCCATTGCAGGAAGGATGGTCCGAGCGTAAGCGCCAGTCCCGCTCCCACCGACACCTTGATGAAGGCTCTGCGCGTGTAGACCGCTTGCGGCCCGGCAGCGGGGTGTATGCCGACTTCAGGCTCCGGTTTGCCGCTCTTAATGGTACGCCTATGAGGCTCCTTCAACCATTTGGTCCGTGCCAGGGAGTGATAGATGATGTAAGGCAGTCCGATCCAGGTGAGCAGATCATGCGCGTACAGCGCGGCATTCGACCAATACGGGCCAACCGCCCGGAACTGCCAGAGCAGAACGCCCGAGAGCAGCCACCCCAGAAGGAGCGCAAGCACGATAAGCACATTCGCCCGCTGCCATGGCCTACCCTTCAGCTGCTTCCAATGCTTGCCCGCCAGCAGGAGATAGTACATTACCGGAAGCAAGGAAGCCAGGCCCACAACGATATGCAGCCAGCGTACCCACACGCGTCCTTCTCCAAGAACCCCGCGCCAGAAGCCGCCGAACAGGACGAGGCCGGTTATCGCCAGCAGCACGACGATCCAGCCGTTCCAAGCATGAAGCTGTACGAGTTTTTTCCCATATCCTCTGCGAAGCGACTTCAGCCATTCCCGCATTCCGCCACTCTCCTTCTTGCTCTCGAAATTCCTTCATCCGTTTCCGGTCTTTTCACCCTATGCCAGCGTGCTTTCATACTTGCGGATAATTTTCTTCGCTTCCCGGACAAGCTCCTGTGCCAACGATACCGGCTCCAACACCGTTACATCGGTGCCATAGCTCATCAGCATGGCGCGCACCCACGGTTCATCCGGCTGAACGACGGTGACGAGCAGCGTCCCTTCTTCCTCCGTCTCGATCTCGCAGTTTGGAAAATAGTCCTTGACCCGCGCTTTGTGCCGAGGCTGGAACCGCAGCACAAGATGGAGCGTCGGCGCATCCTGCGGACGAATGGAACGGTAATTGAGCTGTTCCAAATTGCCTTCGCGGCGCTCGAACGTCTCGGGCAGCTCCGCCAGCTTCCCGATGCGCGACAAGCGGAAGATGCGGAAATCTTGGCGTAACCGGCAGTATCCGTACAAATACCAGACATAGCCCTTGAGCACGACGCTCATGGGCTCGCATACGCGCTGGGAATCTTCTCCGTTCCCGTTCGTATAGTCGAACCGGATAAGGCGCGCCGAACGGATAGCTGTCTTCAGCACGTTAAGCTTCTCTTTATCCGCCTCTCCCTCGTGCCAAGGATTAATATCGATTAACAGCTGCTGGCTCATGCTGGCGGCTGCGCCCTGCTCCGATTTGGCGACCAGCGCCCCGACCTTGTCGAGCAAGCCGCCGATTTCCTTCTCGTCCATGGAGGACCTGATCCCTCTTAGGGCAATGACGATCGACTGGAGCTCCTCCAGCGACAGGAACTGGCGGTCCAGCCGGTATTGATCCATAATTTCGTATCCGCCGGTCGCCCCCGTATACGAAACGATCGGAATGCCGGCCTGATTAATCGTCTCCAAATCCCGGTATACAGTGCGCAGCGATACCTCGAAGCGGTCCGCCAGCTCCTTGGCGCTGACTCTGCGGCGTCCGAGGAGCAGCATGGTAATGGCCAGCAATCGATCCAGCTTCACTTTAACGGCAGCTCCCCTCCTGATCATCCTGTGACAAGAACATACCAGAAGGCGGCCGTTTCAAGCAAGAGCCGGAAGAATCAGGCCTGTCCTTAGACCGCCTTCTTCGCGAAATACGTCCAGCCCGATACCAGAAACAGCAGGAAGCTTCCTCCAATGACGACAAACAACGTAACCGGAGAGATATTGAACGCGCCGAAGCTCATCTCATCGCTCGGAATCATGGCAAGCATCGGCTGCACCCAAGGGTAATACGGGCCATATTCAGTCGAGTTGGCCACCAGCATGTTCGGCAGCGTGAAGACCACATTGACGGCAAGCGGGGCTGCGAAGCTAGACCATGCCGTAGATACGGCGAGCTGCAGAGCCGCTAACGGCAGACAGGCAATCCAGCCGCCGGCGCAGGAGATGATAATTTCCTTCCATGGGATAGGGCCAGGGAAGCCGAGCGCCAGACCGATTCCAATGAGCGCTGCCAAGAATAACAGCTGCGTAATCGCAAGAAGCAGCATAATAAACACATATTTCACCAAATAAACCTGGCTTCGCGACACAGGCAGCGAAAACAGCTGCTTCCACCCGCCGCCGGCATGCTCGTACCTGCATACGAGGGCGGCGAATACGCCGGTCAGCAGCGGCAGGAACAGCATGGCATGCAGTGCCGCCATCATCGATAGCGCGTACAGCCAAGGAGAGCCGCCAATCACCTCCGCATCTTCCAAGCTGCTAAGAAAGCCGACGAGCCCCGCGAGGAGAGGACTGACCACGGCAAGCAGCCAGATCACCGACTTGCGCAGCTTCAGCCATTCCGAACGAAACATCCGAATCATGGCTATTTCACATCCTTTCGGACAAAGTTCAATGTACCGGCAGCGAGAACCACGATACCGGTTGCGACGCCGGCCGCAACGGAGTAGAGCGGATTATCCGCCGCATTGATCAAATAAGGCCATTTGTAGGGCATCCAATCCTCGAACCGGGTGGAAAACATGGAGAATACGGTTCCCACGATGCCGACAGTCAAAGGGATCGCCTGATTGTGCATCATGACCGACATCCATACCTGCAGAGCAATGAACGGCATAATGGCCAGGTAAGGGTAATAGATCAGCTCGAGCAGCTTGGCATAAGGAACAGTGCCGGGATCGAAGCCCAGCGCGGCTCCCAGCCCGATTGTTCCTGCGACCAGCAGAGTGCTGGAGCAGAACAGCAGCAGAACGCTGAGCAGAAACTTCCCTGCGAATACCTGAGCCCTTGAAATCGGCAGCGCCAGCGTCTGCTTCCATGCATTCGTCTGATGCTCGATTCCGGCCGTCATGGATGCAAGGATCGCAAGCCCCATGAACAAGGTCGGCACCATGAGCATGGCGACGTTGCCGATTAAACCGCCCCACAGGTCGTCGGCGTACTGCTTGGTTAAGTAATCGTACCGCAGGCCGAAGTTCACTGCTTGAAGGCCGATGACCCCTAGCGGTCCGAGAACAACCAGAAACCAGACCATCTTTTTGCGGATTTTGAGCAGCTCGGCGGACATCACGCGCATCATCACAAGCTTCCCTCCCCCCCGGTCAGATCCAGGAAGATATCTTCCAGCGAAGCGCCTTCCTCCTCCACCCGGTAGACGGAGAAGTCATGCTTCACCAGACTCGCGACCATGGCCGCGACGGTCTCGTCCGGCGCTCTGTCGACCGTCAGCTTCTGCCGGTCCCAATCGGCTTGGTAACCGCCCGCGAGCAGCTGCTTCCACGCCGCTTCCGGATCGCTGACGCCGATGCGGATTTTGCTGCGCGCCCGGTCCCGCAGCGTATCGATAGAGTCTTGAAAGATCATCGCACCCTTCGTAATAATGCCGACGCGCGTCGCCATCTGCTCGATCTCGGACAATAAGTGGCTGGAGATGAGAATCGTGACGCCCTGCTCCCGCGGCAAGCTCTTGATGAGCTCGCGGATTTCGAGGATGCCGGCCGGATCAAGCCCGTTCGTCGGCTCGTCCAGCACGAGCAGCTCCGGCTGGCCCAGCAGCGCGGTTGCAATGCCCAGACGCTGCTTCATGCCCAGCGAGTAGCCCTTGACGGCCCGCTTCGCATCCTTCGTCAAACGAACGACCTCCAGCACTTCATCGATCCGGGATTTGGGCACGCCCAGCAGACGGCGGACGGCTTCCAAATTCTCTATTGCGCTCAGATGGCCATAGTAGGACGGGTATTCGACTAACGAGCCGACCTTGCGCA carries:
- a CDS encoding ABC transporter permease; this encodes MIRMFRSEWLKLRKSVIWLLAVVSPLLAGLVGFLSSLEDAEVIGGSPWLYALSMMAALHAMLFLPLLTGVFAALVCRYEHAGGGWKQLFSLPVSRSQVYLVKYVFIMLLLAITQLLFLAALIGIGLALGFPGPIPWKEIIISCAGGWIACLPLAALQLAVSTAWSSFAAPLAVNVVFTLPNMLVANSTEYGPYYPWVQPMLAMIPSDEMSFGAFNISPVTLFVVIGGSFLLFLVSGWTYFAKKAV
- a CDS encoding helix-turn-helix transcriptional regulator, producing the protein MKLDRLLAITMLLLGRRRVSAKELADRFEVSLRTVYRDLETINQAGIPIVSYTGATGGYEIMDQYRLDRQFLSLEELQSIVIALRGIRSSMDEKEIGGLLDKVGALVAKSEQGAAASMSQQLLIDINPWHEGEADKEKLNVLKTAIRSARLIRFDYTNGNGEDSQRVCEPMSVVLKGYVWYLYGYCRLRQDFRIFRLSRIGKLAELPETFERREGNLEQLNYRSIRPQDAPTLHLVLRFQPRHKARVKDYFPNCEIETEEEGTLLVTVVQPDEPWVRAMLMSYGTDVTVLEPVSLAQELVREAKKIIRKYESTLA
- a CDS encoding S-layer homology domain-containing protein, whose amino-acid sequence is MNPNQPITRAEVASLINKSFGYTETSSELSYKDIKQGQWFYNDISIAAKAGYMKGFDDKTFRPNATITRQEVAALVARLLELEPSEPDPAYADAADAPQWSKGLIGAVMKNGLMIGKDKQSFGLHAQTSRAEAVVILDRALAFKDRANATIVYDKPGEYGTDEMTAVNGSVRITKPGTKLRNMTITGDLTVDKSVGEGDVTLEGVTVKGKTSLLGGGPNSIVLIDSTLGTVIIFKENGVIRVVTQGSTTVQKFELRSGANLESAGTNPIGSVILSSLIPKGAEVRLSGAFQQIDALSNGISILLQSGSVRTFNFLPEAGRNAFKLEKGTQVDELTLGAGTDVTGEGGIASAIITAEGSNLQQNPDKLTLDNGISATVAGKKVTESSGGLPVGGIPSGGGGGGGGGGFPPNPGGVVVNLKGTVEWKGEQDEKAMLDLYNVEIKKYFTVTIKEGKFSIFLPDGIYEIYYSGSKQSMKLEDTITIKNGKPDPNNDFRITIPAANVKGTLVQQASTDGDRAERLFFYSADEGSVYSTTAVVSDGKFSLYMPVGEYKMNAYVTQDGTYILYDSPAFSVDDEKKQIEISIHLTTPGRGTIKYESSEPVSEVVILLQQGDKHYKIFSTEGTFKFHLPDGEYVVTGIRELRTQRYYNLFSTFNVINGQPEHPLELIVHADNVEGELKFPDGSKVNDGLVAVTNSVTSQTYWLQVMNNKFRAYLPDGMYTANIDSLIGFAVRNHNKNFTIKDGKLENGPIVIEIDALVTGSLYTASGEKSGEGVVEITRRTNDTDNSIAHLISVHEGEFGIRLPDGDYEITSYKDGQTEVEYPLTFKFTVDAAGNQPELMELELPDLNVNGTVTKDDELLPDGEVIFREEKTGKEYWTKVKNGTFQTYLTDGNYSAVSYSSSSREFVLPLLGSFSVKNGVTEPQFIELIVPAHNVTGTLVYEDNTPIHAVNLEIVNLLEGRTYFVPVNDGSFSMYLPNGNYSVMGYRDLTTDEATLLYASFVVENGSLKGELNLVAHRPNVTITAIYSDGLAVSGTLNITKVDSSENYVVSGNGTYSLYLPDGEYRLSGIYMPSVSGIFPTWNVIKVEGGVPTKDSLLDFVVPEPTVASVVWGNGGEPAAGEMSIIVYKDGSDHGFGLPVQNGVVKLLLEPGSYKIIGYHLKDQGFTLGLNVPFQIYENATEPLVITLPAQQQQP
- a CDS encoding ABC transporter ATP-binding protein, with translation MNEWIMQTEGLTKKLGGKAVVNNLNLKIKKGDIYGFLGPNGAGKTTTIRMLLGLAKPTRGQIRIFGKDMRKERMAVLRKVGSLVEYPSYYGHLSAIENLEAVRRLLGVPKSRIDEVLEVVRLTKDAKRAVKGYSLGMKQRLGIATALLGQPELLVLDEPTNGLDPAGILEIRELIKSLPREQGVTILISSHLLSEIEQMATRVGIITKGAMIFQDSIDTLRDRARSKIRIGVSDPEAAWKQLLAGGYQADWDRQKLTVDRAPDETVAAMVASLVKHDFSVYRVEEEGASLEDIFLDLTGGEGSL
- a CDS encoding molybdopterin-dependent oxidoreductase, which gives rise to MREWLKSLRRGYGKKLVQLHAWNGWIVVLLAITGLVLFGGFWRGVLGEGRVWVRWLHIVVGLASLLPVMYYLLLAGKHWKQLKGRPWQRANVLIVLALLLGWLLSGVLLWQFRAVGPYWSNAALYAHDLLTWIGLPYIIYHSLARTKWLKEPHRRTIKSGKPEPEVGIHPAAGPQAVYTRRAFIKVSVGAGLALTLGPSFLQWLGSSLGSGASLEKLIEEDANRLMPAPVPLPGSSPPLGGGSQGSFRVYTVTPIPAFTNTNWSFVVDGLVERSIEWDWEQFVQLKRTVQVSDFHCVTGWSVYSNTWEGIPLKELLKQAGVKPQATTVKLYSGDGVYTDSLTLEQADMDDVMVAVLHDGKPIPSDLGGPVRLVVPKMYAYKSVKWLNRIELIDRDHTGYWEERGYAKDAWV
- a CDS encoding ABC transporter permease; this encodes MMRVMSAELLKIRKKMVWFLVVLGPLGVIGLQAVNFGLRYDYLTKQYADDLWGGLIGNVAMLMVPTLFMGLAILASMTAGIEHQTNAWKQTLALPISRAQVFAGKFLLSVLLLFCSSTLLVAGTIGLGAALGFDPGTVPYAKLLELIYYPYLAIMPFIALQVWMSVMMHNQAIPLTVGIVGTVFSMFSTRFEDWMPYKWPYLINAADNPLYSVAAGVATGIVVLAAGTLNFVRKDVK